The following proteins come from a genomic window of Tenebrio molitor chromosome 9, icTenMoli1.1, whole genome shotgun sequence:
- the Mhc gene encoding myosin heavy chain, muscle isoform X2, with protein sequence MPKPVVQEGDDPDPTPYLFVSLEQKRIDQTKPYDAKKSCWVPDEKEGFVLGEIKGTKGDLVTVGLPGGEEKNFKKDQVTQVNPPKYEKAEDMSNLTYLNDASVLHNLKQRYYNQLIYTYSGLFCVAINPYKRFPVYTNRCAKLYRGKRRNEVPPHIFAISDGAYVNMLTNHENQSMLITGESGAGKTENTKKVIAYFATVGASSKKTEEQSKKGNLEDQVVQTNPVLEAFGNAKTVRNDNSSRFGKFIRIHFGPTGKLAGADIETYLLEKARVISQQSLERSYHIFYQIMSGAVPGLKEMALLSNNINDYYFVSQGKTTIPHVDDAEELQITDQAFDVLGFTQEEKDNIYRITASVMHMGCMKFKQRGREEQAECDGTEEGERVAKLLGVEAPALYNALCKPRIKVGAEFVTQGRNVNQVSYSVGAMSKAMFDRVFKYLVKKCNETLDTKQKRQHFIGVLDIAGFEIFDYNGFEQLCINFTNEKLQQFFNHHMFVLEQEEYKKEGIQWTFIDFGMDLLACIDLIEKPMGILSILEEESMFPKATDKTFEEKLNTNHLGKSPNFLKPKPPKPGQQAAHFAIGHYAGNVPYNITGWLEKNKDPLNDTVVDLFKKGTNKLLVDIFADHPGQSGAPDAGGGKGGKRPKGSAFQTVSSLYREQLNNLMATLRSTQPHFVRCIIPNELKQPGVIDSHLVMHQLTCNGVLEGIRICRKGFPNRMVYPDFKLRYKILNPVAVTKEPDPQKCAGFILEATGLDSDLYRLGHTKVFFRAGVLGQMEELRDERLGKIVTWMQSWVRGYLSRKEFKKLQEQRLALQVCQRNLRKYLKLRTWPWYKLWQKVKPLLNVTRIEDEIAKLEEKAAKAQEAYEREAKAKKELEGLYSKLLAEKTDLLSSLEGEKGSLSEVQERANKLQAQKSDLESQLSETQDRLSQEEDARNQLTQQKKKLEQEISGYKKDIEDIELNLQKSEQDKATKDHQIRNLNDEIAHQDELINKLNKEKKLSGESSQKIAEELQAAEDKVNHLNKVKAKLEQTLDELEDSLEREKKLRGDVEKSKRKVEGDLKLTQEAVADLERNKKELEQTIQRKDKEISSLTAKLEDEQSVVGKLQKQIKELQARIEELEEEVEAERQARAKAEKQRADLARELEELGERLEEAGGATSAQIELNKKREAELAKLRRDLEESNIQHEGTLANLRKKHNDAVSEMGEQIDQLNKLKAKAEKEKAAYFGELNDLRASVDHLANEKAAVEKVSKQLQQQLNDVQGKLDETNRTLNDFDAAKKKLSIENSDLLRQLEEAESQVSQLSKIKVSLTTQLEDTKRLADEEGRERATLLGKFRNLEHDLDNIREQVEEEAEAKADIQRQLSKSNAEAQLWRQKYESEGIARSEELEEAKRKLQARLAEAEETIESLNQKVVALEKTKQRLTTEVEDLQIEVDRANAIASAAEKKQKAFDKIIGEWKLKVDDLAAELDASQKECRNYSTELFRLKGAYEEGQEQLEAVRRENKNLADEVKDLLDQIGEGGRNIHEIEKARKRLEAEKDELQAALEEAEAALEQEENKVLRSQLELSQVRQEIDRRIQEKEEEFENTRKNHQRALDSMQASLEAEAKGKAEALRMKKKLEADINELEIALDHANKANAEAQKTIKRYQQQLKDTQTALEEEQRARDEAREQLGISERRANALQNELEESRTLLEQADRARRQAEQELGDAHEQLNDLSAQNSSLSAAKRKLETELQTLHSDLDELLNEAKNSEEKAKKAMVDAARLADELRAEQDHAQTQEKLRKALETQIKDLQVRLDEAEANALKGGKKLIQKLEQRVRELENELDSEQRRHADAQKNLRKSERRIKELSFQAEEDRKNHERMQDLVDKLQQKIKTYKRQIEEAEEIAALNLAKFRKAQQELEEAEERADLAEQAIAKFRAKGRGGSAARGGSPAPPRQRPQLDGLTFPPRFDLAPENEF encoded by the exons ATGCCTAAACCAGTGGTCCAAGAGGGGGACGATCCAGATCCGACCCCGTACTTGTTCGTTTCTCTTGAACAGAAACGTATCGACCAGACCAAGCCCTACGATGCCAAGAAATCATGCTGGGTCCCGGACGAAAAGGAGGGTTTCGTACTTGGTGAGATCAAGGGGACGAAGGGCGATCTCGTCACCGTCGGACTCCCCGGCGGAGAG GAGAAGAACTTCAAGAAGGACCAAGTGACCCAAGTCAACCCGCCCAAATACGAGAAAGCTGAGGATATGTCCAATTTGACATACCTCAACGACGCTTCCGTATTGCATAATCTCAAGCAAAGATACTATAACCAACTTATCTAT ACTTACTCTGGTCTTTTCTGCGTCGCTATCAACCCCTACAAGCGCTTCCCCGTCTACACCAACCGCTGCGCCAAGTTGTACCGTGGCAAGAGGCGTAATGAAGTCCCACCCCATATCTTCGCCATTTCTGACGGTGCCTACGTTAACATGTTGACCA ACCACGAGAATCAATCTATGTTGATTAC TGGTGAGTCTGGTGCCGGAAAAACTGAGAACACGAAGAAGGTAATTGCCTACTTCGCCACTGTCGGCGCTTCATCTAAGAAAACTGAAGAACAATCCAAGAAGGGTAACTTGGAAGATCAGGTCGTACAAACTAACCCTGTACTTGAAGCCTTCGGTAACGCCAAGACCGTGCGTAATGACAACTCTTCACGTTTC GGTAAATTCATCCGTATCCACTTCGGTCCAACTGGTAAACTGGCCGGTGCTGATATTGAGACTT ATCTACTCGAGAAAGCTCGTGTCATCTCCCAACAGTCCCTGGAGAGATCCTACCACATCTTCTACCAGATCATGTCTGGTGCCGTCCCTGGACTTAAGG AAATGGCTTTACTCTCTAACAACATCAATGACTACTACTTCGTCAGTCAGGGTAAAACCACAATTCCCCACGTTGATGATGCTGAAGAACTCCAAATCACCGAC CAAGCCTTCGACGTTCTGGGTTTCACCCAAGAGGAGAAGGACAACATCTACAGAATCACTGCCTCTGTAATGCACATGGGTTGCATGAAGTTCAAACAAAGAGGTCGTGAAGAGCAGGCTGAATGTGACGGTACCGAG GAAGGTGAACGCGTCGCCAAACTGTTGGGTGTTGAAGCCCCCGCTTTGTACAACGCTCTTTGCAAGCCCAGGATCAAGGTCGGTGCCGAGTTCGTCACCCAGGGTCGTAATGTCAACCAGGTCTCCTATTCCGTGGGTGCCATGTCGAAGGCCATGTTCGACAGGGTTTTCAAATATCTCGTCAAGAAGTGTAACGAGACCCTTGACACCAAACAGAAGAGACAGCACTTCATCGGTGTACTGGATATCGCCGGTTTCGAAATCTTCGAC TACAACGGTTTTGAACAACTGTGTATTAACTTTACCAATGAGAAACTTCAACAATTCTTTAACCATCACATGTTCGTACTCGAGCAAGAAGAGTACAAGAAAGAGGGTATCCAATGGACATTTATTGATTTTGGCATGGATTTGTTAGCCTGTATTGATTTGATTGAAAAG CCTATGGGTATCTTGTCCATCCTTGAAGAAGAGTCTATGTTCCCCAAGGCCACTGACAAGACTTTTGAGGAGAAATTGAACACCAACCACTTGGGCAAATCTCCCAACTTCTTGAAGCCCAAACCACCAAAGCCTGGCCAACAAGCTGCTCACTTCGCCATCGGCCATTACGCCGGCAAC GTACCCTACAATATCACCGGTTGGTTGGAGAAGAACAAGGACCCCTTGAACGACACCGTGGTCGACTTGTTCAAGAAGGGCACCAACAAACTCTTGGTGGACATCTTCGCGGATCATCCTGGTCAATCTGGTGCTCCCGATGCTGGTGGCGGCAAGG GTGGCAAGAGACCTAAAGGTTCAGCTTTCCAGACTGTATCAAGTTTATACAGG GAACAATTGAACAACTTGATGGCCACCTTGCGCTCTACCCAGCCGCATTTCGTCCGTTGCATCATTCCCAATGAATTGAAACAGCCCGGAGTCATCGACTCTCATCTTGTCATGCACCAGCTGACTTGCAACGGTGTACTTGAAGGAATTCGTATTTGCAGAAAAGGTTTCCCCAACAGGATGGTTTACCCCGACTTCAAACTTCG TTACAAGATCTTGAACCCGGTAGCCGTTACCAAGGAACCCGATCCACAGAAATGTGCCGGTTTCATTTTGGAAGCCACAGGTCTCGATTCGGACCTTTACCGTTTAGGTCACACCAAG GTCTTCTTCCGCGCCGGTGTCCTGGGTCAAATGGAGGAGCTTCGCGACGAGCGTCTTGGCAAGATCGTCACCTGGATGCAATCTTGGGTACGCGGTTACCTCTCCAGGAAAGAGTTCAAGAAGTTGCAAGAACAGCGCTTGGCTCTCCAAGTGTGCCAGAGGAACTTGCGCAAGTACCTCAAGCTTCGCACCTGGCCCTGGTACAAGTTGTGGCAGAAAGTCAAGCCTCTCCTCAACGTCACCCGCATCGAGGATGAGATTGCG AAACTGGAGGAGAAAGCTGCCAAGGCCCAAGAAGCATACGAACGCGAGGCCAAAGCCAAGAAGGAATTGGAGGGACTCTACTCCAAACTCTTGGCAGAAAAGACTGATCTTCTCTCCTCTCTCGAAGGCGAAAAGGGATCCCTTTCCGAGGTCCAGGAGAGAGCCAACAAGCTCCAAGCCCAAAAGAGCGATCTTGAAAGTCAATTATCC GAAACTCAAGACCGTCTCAGCCAGGAGGAAGATGCACGCAACCAACTGACGCaacagaaaaagaaattggagCAAGAAATCTCCGGTTACAAGAAGGACATCGAAGATATTGAGCTCAACCTCCAGAAATCCGAGCAGGACAAAGCCACCAAGGACCACCAGATCAGAAACTTGAACGATGAGATCGCCCACCAAGATGAACTCATCAACAAGCTCAACAAGGAGAAGAAACTCTCCGGCGAGAGCAGCCAAAAGATCGCTGAGGAGCTCCAAGCCGCCGAAGACAAAGTCAATCACTTGAACAAAGTCAAGGCTAAGCTCGAGCAGACCCTCGACGAATTGGAGGACTCCCTCGAGCGCGAGAAGAAACTCCGCGGTGACGTGGAGAAGTCCAAGCGCAAGGTTGAAGGCGATCTCAAGCTGACCCAGGAAGCCGTGGCCGATCTCGAACGCAACAAGAAGGAACTCGAACAGACCATCCAACGCAAAGACAAGGAGATCTCATCTCTCACTGCCAAACTCGAAGACGAACAATCCGTTGTGGGCAAACTCCAGAAACAAATCAAGGAACTCCAGGCCAGGATCGAGGAACTCGAAGAGGAAGTCGAAGCCGAACGTCAAGCTCGCGCCAAGGCTGAGAAGCAACGCGCCGATTTGGCCAGGGAACTCGAGGAACTCGGCGAGCGTCTCGAGGAAGCCGGCGGTGCCACCTCCGCTCAAATCGAACTCAACAAGAAACGCGAAGCCGAACTTGCCAAACTCAGGAGGGACTTGGAAGAATCCAACATCCAACACGAAGGTACTCTCGCCAATCTCAGGAAGAAGCACAACGATGCCGTTTCCGAGATGGGTGAACAAATCGACCAACTCAACAAACTCAAGGCTAA GGCTGAAAAAGAAAAGGCTGCATACTTTGGGGAACTTAACGACCTCCGTGCCTCCGTCGACCATTTGGCTAACGAAAAG GCTGCCGTCGAAAAAGTATCTAAGCAACTCCAACAACAACTCAATGACGTCCAAGGCAAACTCGATGAAACCAACCGCACTCTCAACGACTTCGATGCCGCCAAGAAGAAGCTCTCCATCGAAAACTCTGACCTCCTCCGCCAACTCGAAGAAGCCGAATCTCAAGTCTCTCAACTCAGCAAGATCAAGGTCTCCCTCACCACCCAATTGGAAGACACCAAGAGGCTCGCCGACGAAGAAGGTCGCGAACGCGCCACTCTCCTCGGCAAATTCCGCAACTTGGAACACGACTTGGACAACATCCGCGAACAAGTTGAAGAGGAAGCCGAAGCTAAGGCCGACATCCAACGCCAACTCAGCAAGTCCAACGCTGAAGCTCAACTCTGGCGCCAGAAATACGAATCCGAAGGTATCGCCCGCTCTGAAGAACTCGAAGAGGCCAAGAGGAAACTCCAGGCCCGTCTCGCTGAAGCCGAAGAGACCATCGAGTCCCTCAACCAGAAGGTTGTAGCTTTGGAGAAGACCAAGCAGCGATTGACCACCGAAGTCGAAGATTTGCAAATCGAAGTCGACAGGGCTAACGCCATTGCCAGCGCTGCCGAGAAGAAACAGAAGGCCTTCGACAAGATCATCGGAGAATGGAAGCTCAAGGTTGACGATTTGGCCGCCGAGCTCGACGCCAGCCAGAAGGAATGCCGCAACTACTCCACCGAATTGTTCAGGCTCAAGGGAGCTTACGAAGAGGGACAGGAACAACTCGAAGCTGTCCGCCGCGAGAACAAGAACTTGGCCGACGAAGTCAAGGATCTCCTCGACCAAATCGGCGAAGGTGGCCGCAACATCCACGAGATCGAGAAGGCCAGGAAACGCTTGGAAGCCGAGAAAGACGAACTCCAAGCCGCCTTGGAGGAAGCCGAAGCCGCCCTCGAACAAGAAGAGAACAAAGTGTTGCGCAGCCAACTCGAGTTGTCTCAAGTCCGCCAAGAGATCgaccgccgcatccaagagaAAGAGGAGGAATTCGAAAACACCCGCAAGAATCATCAACGCGCTCTCGACTCCATGCAAGCCTCCCTCGAAGCCGAAGCCAAAGGCAAGGCTGAGGCTCTTCGCATGAAGAAGAAGTTGGAAGCCGACATCAACGAGCTCGAAATCGCCTTGGACCACGCCAACAAG GCCAACGCCGAGGCCCAGAAGACCATCAAGCGCTACCAACAACAGCTCAAGGACACCCAGACCGCCCTCGAGGAGGAACAACGTGCCCGCGACGAAGCCCGCGAACAACTCGGCATCTCTGAGCGCCGCGCCAACGCCCTCCAGAACGAACTCGAAGAGAGCCGCACTCTCTTGGAACAAGCCGACCGCGCTCGCCGCCAAGCCGAGCAAGAATTGGGTGACGCCCACGAGCAACTCAACGACCTGTCCGCCCAGAACTCGTCTCTCTCCGCTGCCAAGAGGAAACTCGAGACCGAGCTCCAGACCCTCCACTCTGACCTCGACGAACTCCTGAACGAGGCCAAGAACTCCGAAGAGAAGGCGAAGAAAGCCATGGTCGACGCCGCTCGTCTCGCCGACGAACTCCGCGCCGAACAAGACCACGCCCAGACCCAGGAGAAACTCCGCAAGGCTCTCGAGACCCAGATCAAGGATCTCCAAGTCCGTCTCGACGAGGCCGAAGCCAACGCCCTCAAGGGAGGCAAGAAGCTGATCCAGAAACTCGAACAGCGCGTCAGGGAGTTGGAGAACGAATTGGACAGCGAACAGAGGAGACACGCCGACGCCCAGAAGAACTTGAGGAAATCGGAGCGCCGCATCAAGGAGCTGAGCTTCCAAGCCGAGGAAGACCGCAAGAACCACGAACGCATGCAGGATCTCGTCGACAAGTTGCAACAAAAGATCAAGACCTACAAGAGGCAGATCGAGGAAGCCGAAGAAATCGCCGCCCTCAACTTGGCTAAATTCCGCAAGGCTCAACAGGAGTTGGAGGAAGCCGAGGAACGTGCCGACCTCGCTGAACAGGCCATCGCTAAATTCCGCGCGAAGGGACGTGGGGGATCCGCCGCCAGGGGAGGCAGCCCAGCG CCCCCGAGACAGCGCCCCCAATTAGACGGCCTTACCTTCCCACCAAGGTTCGACCTGGCTCCTGAAAACgaattctaa